A window of Enoplosus armatus isolate fEnoArm2 chromosome 3, fEnoArm2.hap1, whole genome shotgun sequence contains these coding sequences:
- the LOC139282331 gene encoding bactericidal permeability-increasing protein, producing the protein MFPCCWLALVALLPMTFGTSPGVKVKLTEKGLEYGRQLGMASIQQRLKTIKVPDISGTQKVSPIGKVHYSLSNMQIVDVGLPKSAVDLVPGTGVRLSIGNAFISLRGNWRVKYLRIIKDSGSFDLNVNGLAITTSLAVRSDETGRPAVSSAGCAASIGGASIKFHGGASWLYNLFKNFVDKALRNALQKQICPLVADAVSDLNPQLKTLNVVAQVDKYAEIEYSMVSSPTVSKSSIDFSLKGEFYNIGRHQEPPFSPAAFSLPPQINNMLYIGVSAFTANSAAFVYNRAGALSLYITDDMIPQGSPVRLNTRTFGAFIPQIAKRFPGLMMKLLVKTVKNPAITFEPNNVTVQATGTVTAYAIQPNTTLTPLFVLNLETSVSARVFVSGVRLAGAVTLNKMELTLGTSYVGEFQVRSLDSILQMVLKVVVMPKLNDQLAKGYPLPTLGQMKLVNTEVQVLKDYMLIGTDVQFTG; encoded by the exons ATGTTCCCGTGCTGTTGGCTGGCTCTGGTGGCTTTACTCCCCATGACCTTCGGCACCAGTCCGGGGGTAAAGgtcaaactgacagaaaaaggCCTTGAATATG GCCGACAACTGGGGATGGCTTCGATCCAGCAGAGACTCAAAACCATAAAGGTCCCAGATATTTCAGGGACACAGAAGGTGTCGCCCATTGGCAAGGTCCACTACAGCCTGTCAAA TATGCAGATAGTGGACGTGGGATTACCAAAATCTGCGGTGGATCTGGTGCCAGGGACGGGGGTCAGACTGTCCATTGGTAACGCCTTCATCAGTCTGCGCGGAAACTGGAGGGTCAAGTACCTCCGAATAAT AAAGGACAGCGGCTCTTTCGACCTGAACGTGAACGGGCTCGCCATCACCACAAGCCTTGCCGTCAGGAGTGACGAGACGGGCCGGCCCGCGGTCAGCAGCGCGGGCTGTGCGGCCTCCATCGGCGGCGCATCCATCAAGTTTCACGGTGGAGCCAG ctgGCTGTACAATCTCTTCAAAAACTTTGTTGATAAGGCTTTACGAAATGCACTGCAGAAACAG ATCTGCCCTCTGGTGGCTGACGCAGTATCTGACTTGAACCCTCAGTTGAAAACTCTCAACG TTGTTGCCCAAGTGGACAAGTATGCCGAGATTGAATATTCCATGGTGTCCTCGCCCACCGTTTCTAAATCTTCCATAGACTTCAGCTTAAAG GGCGAATTCTACAACATCGGGAGGCATCAGGAGCCTCCATTCTCCCCCGCCGCCTTCTCCCTGCCGCCCCAGATCAACAACATGCTGTACATCGGCGTGTCCGCCTTCACCGCCAACTCCGCAGCCTTCGTCTACAACCGAGCTGGAGCCCTCAGTCTGTACATCACCGACGACATG ATCCCACAGGGCTCTCCCGTCCGACTCAACACCAGGACGTTCGGAGCCTTCATCCCGCAG attgcCAAACGCTTCCCGGGTCTGATGATGAAGCTGCTGGTGAAGACAGTGAAAAACCCCGCCATCACTTTCGAACCCAACAACGTGACAGTCCAGGCCACGGGCACGGTGACGGCCTACGCCATCCAACCAAACACCACACTCACCCCTCTCTTTGTTCTAAACTTG GAGACCAGTGTCAGCGCCCGAGTGTTTGTCAGTGGAGTAAGGTTGGCTGGAGCTGTCACCCTAAACAA GATGGAGCTGACCCTGGGGACAAGTTATGTGGGAGAGTTTCAG GTCAGGTCCCTCGACAGCATCCTGCAAATGGTCCTCAAAGTGGTAGTGATGCCCAAACTCAACG ATCAACTGGCAAAGGGATACCCACTCCCTACACTTGGACAGATGAAGCTTGTGAACACCGAGGTGCAGGTCCTGAAG GACTACATGCTGATTGGGACAGATGTTCAGTTCACGGGTTGA